In a genomic window of Shouchella clausii:
- the htpG gene encoding molecular chaperone HtpG, producing the protein MEKKQFQAESKRLLEMMVNSIYSQKEIFLRELISNASDAIDKMYYRSLTDDSLSFEKDRYAIYVEADKDNRKLVIKDTGIGMTKEELEANLGTIAKSGSLAFKKETKIEDGHDIIGQFGVGFYAAFMVADKVTVITRSVDSDQAYKWESDGTDGYTIEPAEKEDVGTVITLHIKENTDEESYDEYLEEYRIKAIIKKYSDFIRYPIKMNVTVSKPKEDSEDEYAEYQEEQTINSMVPIWRKNKSELKDSDYEQFYQDKRYGFDKPLEHIHVSVDGAIRYNAILFIPEHTPFDYYSKEYEKGLELYANGVLIMEKCAELLPDYFSFVKGMVDSEDLSLNISREMLQHDRQLKLIAKNIKSKIKSQLKIMLKKERDKYEKFYKAFGRQLKFGVYNDFGANKEDLQDLLLFYSSTEKKLVSLSDYVSRMKEGQTYIYYATGESNERIAKLPQTEMVADQGYEILYFTEDVDEFAIKMLRSYDEKEFMSVSSADLDIETDEKQEEDTNSEENEKLFEKMKSILDGKVKDVRTSKRLKSHPVFLAADGEITLEMEKVLQAMPDNQNVKAEKVLEINPNHDVFHSLKQAYEEDEDKLKLYTNLLYNQALLIEGLPLEDPVEFSQNMCKVMV; encoded by the coding sequence ATGGAAAAGAAGCAATTTCAAGCTGAATCAAAGCGTTTGTTAGAAATGATGGTCAATTCCATTTACTCGCAGAAGGAGATTTTTCTGCGCGAACTGATCTCAAATGCAAGTGATGCAATTGACAAAATGTATTATCGCTCGTTAACGGATGACTCGCTTTCATTTGAAAAAGACCGCTATGCGATTTATGTAGAAGCGGATAAAGATAACCGCAAGCTTGTAATTAAAGACACAGGGATTGGCATGACGAAAGAAGAGCTCGAAGCCAATTTAGGTACGATTGCCAAAAGTGGTTCACTCGCTTTCAAAAAAGAAACGAAAATCGAAGACGGCCACGACATTATTGGCCAATTTGGCGTTGGTTTTTACGCTGCCTTTATGGTCGCTGATAAAGTGACTGTCATTACCCGTTCCGTTGATAGCGACCAAGCTTATAAATGGGAATCGGATGGCACAGATGGGTATACGATTGAACCGGCTGAAAAAGAAGATGTCGGTACGGTCATCACACTCCACATAAAAGAAAATACGGATGAAGAATCTTATGATGAATACTTAGAGGAGTACCGTATAAAAGCAATTATTAAAAAGTACTCTGATTTTATCCGCTATCCAATCAAAATGAATGTAACAGTAAGCAAACCAAAAGAAGACAGTGAAGACGAATATGCAGAGTACCAGGAAGAGCAAACGATTAACAGCATGGTGCCGATTTGGCGCAAAAACAAAAGTGAGCTAAAAGACAGCGATTATGAACAGTTTTATCAGGACAAGCGTTACGGTTTTGATAAGCCCCTTGAACATATTCATGTATCAGTAGATGGCGCTATCCGTTACAACGCGATTTTATTTATCCCAGAGCATACGCCATTTGATTATTACTCCAAGGAGTATGAAAAAGGCTTAGAGCTTTATGCCAACGGCGTGTTGATTATGGAAAAATGCGCAGAGCTTCTACCTGACTACTTCAGTTTTGTGAAAGGGATGGTCGATTCAGAAGACCTTTCACTCAATATTTCTAGGGAAATGCTCCAGCATGACCGGCAACTAAAGCTGATCGCTAAAAATATTAAGTCAAAAATCAAGAGCCAGCTAAAAATAATGCTGAAGAAAGAGCGGGACAAATATGAGAAGTTTTATAAAGCGTTCGGGCGCCAATTAAAATTTGGCGTGTACAATGACTTTGGTGCGAATAAAGAGGACTTGCAAGACTTGTTGCTCTTCTATTCCTCAACAGAGAAAAAGCTAGTGTCGTTAAGCGATTATGTATCGCGGATGAAAGAAGGGCAAACGTACATTTATTATGCGACGGGCGAGTCGAACGAACGAATTGCCAAACTGCCGCAGACGGAAATGGTAGCTGACCAAGGCTATGAAATTCTCTATTTCACTGAAGATGTAGACGAGTTCGCGATCAAAATGCTCCGTTCTTATGATGAGAAAGAATTTATGTCTGTCTCCAGCGCCGATTTGGATATTGAAACAGACGAAAAGCAAGAGGAAGACACGAACAGCGAAGAGAACGAAAAACTATTTGAGAAAATGAAAAGCATTTTAGATGGAAAAGTAAAAGATGTGCGCACGTCCAAACGTTTAAAAAGCCATCCTGTCTTTTTAGCTGCAGATGGTGAGATTACGTTAGAAATGGAAAAAGTTTTACAAGCAATGCCAGACAACCAAAATGTAAAAGCGGAAAAAGTATTGGAAATCAACCCAAACCATGACGTCTTTCATTCCTTGAAACAAGCATATGAAGAAGACGAAGACAAGTTAAAGCTATATACCAACTTGCTATACAACCAAGCGCTCCTTATTGAAGGGCTGCCTCTTGAAGACCCAGTCGAATTCTCACAAAACATGTGCAAAGTCATGGTTTAA
- a CDS encoding cysteine hydrolase family protein — protein MKERCALLIIDMINPFDFDDADKLLPDAKNCAKAIANLKAILRDKEWPVIYVNDNYGDWQSEFTQVYNHIVNNHLPGASIAKLLAPDTEDYSVLKPQFSGFFASPLDMLLRELNVQTLILTGVVGNMCVEFTANDAYMRDYQLLIPKDGFACFTKEEYDASLNHFTTVLKADVASTKELQKRLNG, from the coding sequence ATGAAGGAACGTTGCGCGCTTCTTATTATTGATATGATTAATCCGTTTGATTTTGACGATGCCGATAAGCTATTGCCTGATGCAAAGAACTGCGCGAAAGCGATTGCTAACTTAAAGGCAATACTACGCGACAAAGAATGGCCAGTCATTTATGTCAACGACAATTATGGCGATTGGCAATCGGAATTTACACAGGTCTATAATCATATTGTCAACAATCATTTGCCAGGAGCATCAATTGCGAAGCTGCTTGCTCCTGATACAGAGGACTATTCGGTGTTAAAACCCCAATTCTCGGGGTTTTTCGCTTCACCTTTAGACATGCTTTTAAGGGAGCTTAATGTTCAGACACTCATTTTGACAGGAGTAGTTGGCAATATGTGCGTCGAATTTACGGCCAATGATGCCTATATGCGCGATTATCAGCTGCTTATCCCTAAAGACGGTTTTGCCTGCTTTACAAAAGAAGAGTACGACGCTTCATTAAACCATTTCACCACGGTTTTGAAGGCGGATGTGGCTTCCACAAAAGAACTGCAAAAACGCTTAAATGGATAA
- a CDS encoding helix-turn-helix transcriptional regulator yields the protein MEIENRVKVLRAEKRMTQGELSEAVGVTRQTIVALEKGRYSPSLLLALQIAKQFELPVEDVFFLTEEE from the coding sequence ATGGAGATTGAAAACAGGGTAAAAGTATTGCGTGCTGAAAAACGAATGACACAGGGAGAACTATCCGAGGCAGTGGGGGTGACAAGGCAAACGATTGTTGCCTTGGAAAAAGGGCGGTATTCGCCCTCATTATTGCTTGCCCTTCAAATAGCGAAGCAATTTGAATTACCTGTAGAAGATGTGTTTTTTTTAACTGAAGAGGAGTGA
- a CDS encoding 5'-nucleotidase C-terminal domain-containing protein — MAKKKVVFIGVASALIILFSEKAYAEETTIRILHTNDAHGRAFEGELDGIGYAKLKTLIDENRGEHSLLVDAGDTFHGTTFASLEEGRTIADVLNTVGYDAFVPGNHDFNYGLDRLYELEETIDFPVIAANLLNDEEEPLFEPFMLQEFDDVTVGIFGLATPETAFKTHPNNVAAVTFEDPSAAAQRMVDLLQQEGADVIIALAHLGIDETSEDTSQKVAAEVQGIDVIIDGHSHSELPTGLIGENNTLIASAGEYLQNLGVVDLVFADGVLVEKNAKLIQQSEAEAIEPDEKVEALLAELEEGQQAILAEPVGQTAVDLNGEREHVRVEETNLGNFIADVLRNATEADIALTNGGGIRASVQAGMITKGDLVEVSPFGNYAVTVEVTGAQLLKVLENGVSGYPEPSGGFPQISGFSFQFDPNNEPGQRVHSVLVKGKPLQENETYLLATNDFLAAGGDEYTDLANAPIVNEFSAVDELLIEYLQDAGEIAPKIEGRIQMAATPAETQAPLHAEYVIQPGDTLFEIGLRLNVQWPKLLEMNPSIRDEDVIFSGETILVPNTRT; from the coding sequence ATGGCTAAGAAAAAGGTCGTTTTTATTGGCGTGGCTAGTGCACTTATCATTCTTTTTTCAGAAAAAGCGTATGCAGAGGAAACAACGATCCGCATTCTTCATACAAATGACGCCCATGGCCGTGCATTTGAAGGAGAATTAGATGGCATCGGTTATGCAAAATTGAAAACGCTGATCGATGAAAACCGGGGAGAGCACTCGCTGTTGGTTGATGCAGGCGATACGTTCCACGGGACGACGTTTGCTTCCCTTGAGGAAGGGAGAACGATTGCAGATGTATTAAATACAGTCGGTTACGATGCTTTTGTGCCAGGAAACCATGATTTTAATTATGGGCTTGATCGATTGTATGAGCTTGAGGAAACAATTGATTTTCCAGTGATTGCTGCTAACCTCCTTAACGACGAAGAGGAACCATTGTTTGAACCATTCATGCTTCAAGAATTCGATGATGTGACAGTCGGCATTTTTGGGTTAGCTACACCGGAAACTGCTTTCAAAACGCATCCAAATAATGTCGCAGCTGTTACGTTTGAAGATCCATCAGCTGCTGCACAAAGAATGGTCGATCTGCTACAGCAAGAAGGCGCTGACGTCATTATCGCGCTTGCCCATTTAGGCATTGATGAAACGAGTGAAGATACAAGTCAGAAAGTAGCTGCTGAAGTCCAAGGGATTGATGTGATAATTGACGGGCATAGCCACTCGGAGTTGCCGACAGGACTTATAGGAGAAAATAATACGCTCATTGCAAGCGCCGGGGAGTATTTGCAAAACCTAGGCGTAGTCGATTTGGTGTTTGCAGATGGCGTCCTTGTTGAAAAAAACGCAAAGCTGATCCAGCAAAGTGAAGCAGAGGCGATCGAACCTGACGAAAAAGTAGAAGCATTGCTGGCAGAGTTAGAAGAGGGGCAACAAGCTATTTTGGCAGAACCTGTCGGGCAAACTGCCGTTGACTTAAATGGCGAGCGAGAGCATGTTCGAGTGGAAGAAACGAATTTAGGCAACTTCATTGCTGACGTGCTTCGTAACGCAACGGAAGCGGATATTGCCTTGACAAATGGAGGCGGCATCCGTGCTTCCGTTCAAGCAGGAATGATAACGAAAGGGGACTTAGTCGAGGTTTCCCCTTTTGGCAATTACGCCGTAACCGTAGAAGTGACAGGTGCCCAACTGCTAAAAGTTTTGGAAAACGGAGTGAGTGGCTATCCAGAACCGAGCGGCGGTTTTCCGCAAATTAGCGGGTTTTCGTTTCAGTTCGATCCCAACAATGAACCTGGACAGAGAGTCCATTCTGTTCTCGTTAAAGGCAAACCGCTACAAGAAAACGAAACATACTTGCTTGCTACAAATGATTTTCTTGCTGCTGGCGGAGATGAATACACGGATTTGGCCAATGCACCGATTGTCAATGAATTTAGCGCAGTCGATGAATTGCTGATTGAGTACTTGCAAGACGCAGGCGAAATCGCTCCTAAAATAGAAGGCAGAATTCAAATGGCTGCCACACCAGCAGAAACACAAGCACCTTTACATGCTGAATACGTCATTCAGCCAGGAGATACGTTGTTTGAAATCGGCCTTCGTTTAAATGTTCAATGGCCAAAATTACTTGAAATGAACCCTTCAATTAGAGACGAAGATGTCATCTTTTCAGGCGAGACCATTCTCGTACCGAACACACGGACATAA
- the pruA gene encoding L-glutamate gamma-semialdehyde dehydrogenase, with amino-acid sequence MFTPYKHEPFTDFTIEANKQELLAAIKQVEANLGGHYPLVINGDRVETDDTISSYNPANKQELIGTTGKATKAHAEQAIEAASTAFESWRTVAPAERANILVRAAAIVRRRKHEFTALLIKEAGKPWKEADADTAEGIDFMEYYARQMVELAEGKPVHSREGELNRYIYTPTGVTVVISPWNFAFAIMAGTTVAPLVTGNTVLLKPASTTPVVAAKFVEVLEEAGVPKGVINFVPGSGSEVGNYLVEHPKTALITFTGSRDVGVRLYEKAAIVQAGQNHLKRVIVEMGGKDTVVVDNEADIDTAVEAIVISAFGFSGQKCSAGSRAVIHEDLYDEVVAKVVEKTEALTVGNPADAKNYYMGPVIDQAAFDKITGYIEIGKSEGKLVAGGKSDDAEGYFIRPTVFADVDPKARIMQEEIFGPVLAISKASTFAEALEIANNTEYGLTGAVITNNRAKIEQAKQDFHVGNLYFNRNCTGAIVGYHPFGGFKMSGTDSKAGGPDYLTLHMQAKTISEMF; translated from the coding sequence ATGTTTACCCCTTATAAGCATGAACCATTTACTGATTTTACAATTGAGGCAAACAAGCAAGAACTGCTCGCAGCCATTAAGCAAGTGGAGGCGAACCTAGGCGGCCATTACCCATTGGTCATTAATGGCGACCGCGTTGAGACGGATGACACGATTTCGTCTTATAACCCGGCAAACAAACAAGAATTGATTGGTACGACAGGCAAAGCGACAAAAGCACATGCCGAGCAAGCGATTGAGGCTGCCAGCACTGCGTTTGAATCATGGAGAACGGTGGCGCCTGCAGAACGCGCCAATATTCTTGTTCGCGCAGCAGCAATTGTACGCCGCCGCAAACATGAATTTACGGCGTTGCTCATAAAAGAGGCAGGAAAACCTTGGAAAGAAGCCGATGCAGACACTGCTGAAGGCATTGATTTTATGGAATATTATGCCCGGCAAATGGTCGAATTAGCCGAAGGAAAGCCTGTCCATAGCCGAGAAGGCGAACTAAACCGCTATATTTATACGCCAACTGGCGTCACCGTTGTTATTTCACCTTGGAACTTTGCGTTTGCGATTATGGCAGGCACAACGGTGGCCCCTCTTGTCACTGGCAATACCGTATTGCTTAAACCAGCAAGCACAACACCGGTGGTTGCTGCTAAATTTGTCGAAGTGTTAGAAGAAGCAGGCGTTCCGAAAGGTGTTATTAACTTCGTCCCAGGAAGCGGCAGTGAAGTGGGCAATTACCTTGTCGAACATCCTAAAACAGCGCTTATCACATTTACAGGTTCACGGGATGTCGGCGTCCGCTTGTATGAAAAAGCGGCAATCGTCCAAGCTGGGCAAAACCATTTAAAACGCGTGATCGTGGAGATGGGCGGGAAAGATACAGTCGTCGTTGACAATGAAGCCGATATTGACACGGCGGTTGAAGCGATCGTTATTTCCGCATTTGGCTTCTCTGGACAAAAGTGTTCAGCGGGCTCACGCGCTGTCATCCATGAGGACCTTTATGACGAGGTTGTCGCAAAAGTAGTGGAAAAAACAGAAGCACTTACCGTTGGCAACCCGGCAGACGCTAAGAACTATTATATGGGGCCTGTCATTGACCAAGCGGCATTTGACAAGATTACAGGTTATATTGAAATTGGCAAATCAGAAGGGAAACTAGTTGCTGGCGGCAAAAGCGACGATGCAGAAGGCTATTTCATTCGCCCAACGGTTTTTGCCGATGTTGATCCAAAAGCACGGATTATGCAGGAAGAAATTTTCGGCCCCGTCTTAGCCATTAGCAAGGCGTCGACATTTGCTGAAGCACTCGAAATTGCCAACAATACAGAATACGGGCTAACAGGGGCTGTAATAACAAACAACCGCGCAAAAATCGAGCAAGCTAAACAGGATTTCCACGTCGGGAACCTCTACTTTAACCGTAACTGCACAGGGGCGATTGTAGGCTATCACCCATTCGGTGGCTTTAAAATGTCAGGCACCGATTCAAAAGCAGGCGGACCAGATTACCTTACTCTCCATATGCAAGCTAAAACCATTTCAGAAATGTTTTAA
- a CDS encoding sigma-54 interaction domain-containing protein produces the protein MRRSLKDVAVPIADQPKNSEWQLPEDTLIAQLPPLLELKDIYTVDHTNNVVGIVKKQVLANVLLEELKRTNAFLQTMMEAMDDAVTMVDEEQRIIQINAKSEQLYALASHAIAGKPLRHYFDEEALVLWSVMKDKQPVVHQYNQPKPGLHVIVNTVPVFEGEACVGGISIERDITDVVRLNEELSSKTASLHHLNTTSEDEPFQKIIGRSEPVRRAIHLAAKVAKTTANVLITGESGVGKELFAEGIHQASDRAEKPFIAINCGAIPAALFESELFGYVQGAFTGAAKGGKKGKLDAAKGGTLFLDEVGEMPAELQVKLLRVLEERAYYRVGGHEAIPLDVRIVAATNRDLEKMVAEGRFREDFYYRLHVISISIPPLRERMEDLPELVQSFLQEFAQRYEKPVPKLDPEVLYALRTQKWEGNIRQLRNLIERIVILNGDHEGSVHWYHLPESYQQKLKHMPLASKDKPKKDERMEIINALEKTYGNKSAAAKLLGISRATLYNKLKHYKL, from the coding sequence TTGCGCAGATCTCTTAAAGATGTGGCGGTGCCAATTGCCGATCAACCAAAAAACAGTGAGTGGCAGCTGCCTGAAGACACATTGATTGCTCAGTTGCCGCCGCTGTTAGAACTAAAAGACATTTATACGGTAGATCACACGAACAACGTTGTTGGGATTGTCAAAAAACAGGTGTTGGCCAATGTTTTGCTGGAAGAGCTAAAGCGCACAAATGCATTTTTACAAACAATGATGGAAGCGATGGATGACGCGGTCACCATGGTTGATGAAGAACAGCGGATTATCCAAATTAACGCCAAATCAGAACAATTGTATGCGTTAGCAAGCCATGCCATTGCCGGCAAGCCTTTGCGCCATTACTTTGATGAGGAAGCGCTCGTGCTATGGTCCGTTATGAAAGATAAACAACCAGTCGTCCATCAATACAACCAGCCGAAGCCTGGCTTACATGTGATTGTGAATACGGTTCCAGTATTTGAAGGAGAAGCGTGCGTCGGCGGCATCTCGATCGAACGGGACATTACAGATGTGGTTCGCTTAAATGAAGAATTATCGTCTAAAACCGCGTCTTTGCATCATTTGAATACGACTAGCGAAGATGAACCTTTTCAGAAAATCATCGGCCGCAGTGAACCGGTTAGGCGGGCAATCCATCTTGCCGCTAAAGTGGCAAAAACAACGGCGAATGTTTTAATTACAGGCGAAAGCGGCGTTGGCAAAGAACTGTTCGCTGAGGGCATCCACCAGGCAAGTGACAGAGCAGAAAAACCGTTTATTGCCATTAATTGCGGCGCCATTCCTGCGGCTTTGTTTGAAAGCGAATTATTTGGCTATGTGCAAGGCGCCTTTACTGGTGCGGCCAAAGGTGGCAAAAAAGGAAAACTCGATGCAGCGAAAGGAGGCACGCTATTTCTTGACGAAGTTGGAGAAATGCCTGCTGAATTGCAAGTAAAGCTGTTGCGTGTGCTGGAAGAACGAGCGTACTACCGAGTAGGCGGGCATGAAGCGATTCCGCTTGATGTCCGTATTGTGGCGGCAACGAACCGTGATCTAGAAAAGATGGTTGCGGAAGGCCGTTTTCGTGAAGATTTTTACTATCGTCTCCATGTCATTTCCATTTCCATTCCGCCTTTAAGAGAGCGGATGGAAGATTTGCCTGAGCTCGTCCAATCTTTTTTACAGGAATTTGCTCAGCGCTATGAAAAACCGGTGCCTAAATTAGATCCAGAAGTACTTTACGCGCTTAGGACTCAAAAATGGGAAGGAAACATTCGCCAATTGCGAAATTTAATCGAACGAATTGTGATTTTGAACGGCGACCACGAAGGGTCCGTTCATTGGTACCATTTGCCTGAATCGTACCAACAGAAATTGAAACACATGCCGTTGGCTTCAAAAGACAAGCCAAAAAAAGACGAGCGAATGGAAATCATCAATGCGCTAGAAAAAACGTATGGCAACAAATCAGCTGCCGCAAAACTGTTAGGCATTTCACGGGCAACATTATACAATAAATTAAAGCACTACAAATTGTAA
- a CDS encoding proline dehydrogenase family protein, which produces MVLDQPLRSFFMQLAKSKPLNKAAKKWGLKFGARQFVAGQTLEEAMATVIDLNNKGLVCTLDHLGEFVTEEQEALDSTEACLDVLRAINETGADCNLSVKLTQLGLDIDEAFCLENMKRVVQTARSFGIFVRIDMEDYAHCQQTLLILEKLRNEYDGVGTVIQAYLHRAEEDVRSLKGVPLRLVKGAYKESAEVALQEKALIDENYFNIIRLHLDNGSYTAIASHDHHIIEKVKTYAAEKGIPKSQFEFQMLYGFRETLQKELLEQGYKVRLYVPFGTDWFGYFMRRLAERPQNIAFALRGFFSK; this is translated from the coding sequence ATGGTTCTAGATCAACCGCTTCGTTCATTCTTTATGCAGCTTGCTAAAAGCAAACCATTAAATAAAGCAGCTAAAAAATGGGGATTAAAATTTGGCGCGCGGCAATTTGTCGCTGGACAAACACTAGAAGAAGCGATGGCCACAGTCATTGATTTAAATAACAAAGGCCTTGTTTGTACATTAGACCATTTAGGCGAATTCGTTACCGAAGAACAAGAAGCATTGGACTCGACAGAAGCGTGTTTAGACGTCCTACGCGCCATTAATGAGACAGGGGCTGACTGCAACCTTTCCGTCAAACTGACGCAACTTGGCCTTGATATTGATGAAGCTTTCTGCCTCGAAAACATGAAACGGGTTGTCCAGACGGCACGTAGCTTCGGAATTTTCGTCCGAATCGATATGGAGGATTATGCGCACTGCCAACAAACTTTGCTTATTTTAGAGAAACTCAGGAATGAATACGACGGCGTTGGCACTGTCATCCAAGCTTACTTGCACCGAGCAGAAGAAGACGTCCGCTCGTTAAAAGGCGTTCCTCTCCGTCTCGTTAAAGGGGCTTACAAAGAATCAGCAGAAGTGGCATTACAAGAAAAGGCTCTTATCGATGAAAACTATTTCAACATTATTCGTCTTCACCTCGATAACGGTTCGTATACGGCGATTGCCAGCCACGACCACCATATTATTGAAAAAGTTAAAACGTATGCGGCGGAGAAAGGTATTCCTAAAAGTCAGTTTGAATTTCAAATGCTTTATGGTTTTCGCGAAACGCTACAAAAGGAACTGCTCGAACAAGGCTACAAAGTCCGGTTATACGTGCCCTTTGGAACCGATTGGTTCGGTTACTTCATGCGCCGCCTTGCCGAACGGCCGCAAAATATTGCCTTTGCTTTGCGGGGGTTCTTTTCAAAATGA
- a CDS encoding metallophosphoesterase has product MYRGGRFVIIFTLLAILVILLFYRGYKNTQHLVVNTVSVSVSESDRQANQSLCVLHISDMHLERISVTPDQLYEKLRHKRIDLIALTGDFADRKKSIPKMIPYLKMFSRLKPLYGMYAVFGNHDYWLKSPDFQELKEVLEKHGCKTMQNENEAIIIDGKRLNIIGIDDAGSSRGDIDKAFNGVASGYNLVLTHDPNIVLDMDHVSFDYLLAGHFHGGQIHWPKPYHLVKMGKLVRLKMVKGLHHHKGQPFYISEGLGQTGLNIRLGSRPEITLHHLALDVLTEKRNTLAG; this is encoded by the coding sequence ATGTATAGAGGAGGACGCTTCGTGATTATTTTTACACTATTAGCGATTTTGGTTATTTTGCTTTTTTATAGAGGTTACAAAAACACGCAACATTTGGTGGTCAACACGGTTTCTGTATCTGTATCTGAGTCGGATCGGCAGGCTAACCAATCTTTATGTGTCCTGCATATTTCCGATATGCATCTTGAGCGGATTTCCGTCACTCCTGACCAGCTTTATGAAAAATTGCGCCATAAACGGATAGACTTAATTGCTCTAACGGGCGACTTCGCAGACCGCAAGAAAAGCATACCGAAAATGATTCCGTATTTGAAGATGTTCAGCCGATTAAAGCCGCTCTATGGGATGTATGCTGTATTTGGCAATCATGATTATTGGTTGAAGTCCCCTGATTTTCAAGAGCTGAAGGAAGTATTAGAAAAGCATGGCTGTAAGACGATGCAAAACGAAAATGAAGCGATTATTATCGATGGGAAACGGTTGAATATTATCGGCATTGATGATGCTGGATCTAGCCGAGGGGATATAGACAAAGCGTTTAATGGCGTAGCCAGTGGATATAACCTCGTATTGACCCATGATCCGAACATTGTCCTTGATATGGATCATGTCTCATTTGACTATTTGCTTGCTGGCCATTTTCATGGCGGGCAAATTCATTGGCCAAAGCCTTATCACCTTGTGAAAATGGGAAAATTAGTACGTTTGAAAATGGTAAAAGGTTTGCATCACCATAAAGGGCAACCGTTTTATATTAGTGAAGGTTTAGGGCAAACAGGGTTAAATATCCGTCTTGGAAGCCGTCCTGAAATTACGCTGCACCATTTAGCGTTGGATGTGTTAACGGAAAAAAGAAATACGTTAGCCGGTTAG
- a CDS encoding YhcN/YlaJ family sporulation lipoprotein, with the protein MNRIKQFSVAFLIGLILTGCGMNGNDRQPDQGDNNRETEVEQQSNNEQNGNGPFEGRVEVADEVAERISELDEVERANVFVTNENAYVAVMLANGSEDEVTDDVEDKISEQVRETDENIRNVYVSSNPDFVERATNYADRIQEGEPVEGFIEEFNETIERIFPNAK; encoded by the coding sequence ATGAATCGTATCAAACAGTTTTCAGTCGCTTTTCTGATCGGCTTGATTCTAACTGGATGTGGCATGAATGGGAATGACCGGCAACCGGATCAAGGCGACAACAATAGAGAAACCGAAGTTGAGCAACAAAGCAACAATGAGCAAAATGGCAATGGACCGTTTGAAGGACGAGTAGAAGTAGCCGACGAAGTGGCAGAACGAATTTCTGAACTCGACGAAGTAGAACGGGCGAATGTATTTGTCACAAATGAAAACGCCTATGTAGCGGTCATGCTTGCCAATGGCTCGGAAGACGAAGTCACTGATGACGTTGAAGATAAAATTTCCGAACAGGTTAGGGAAACGGATGAGAACATTCGCAATGTGTATGTGTCTTCTAACCCTGATTTTGTCGAGCGGGCAACGAACTATGCGGACCGCATTCAAGAAGGAGAGCCTGTAGAGGGCTTTATCGAAGAATTCAATGAAACGATCGAAAGAATATTCCCTAATGCCAAGTAA